Proteins from one Sarcophilus harrisii chromosome 2, mSarHar1.11, whole genome shotgun sequence genomic window:
- the SPARC gene encoding SPARC, producing the protein MRAWIFFLLCLAGRALAAPQQQEALPDEAEVVEEPVPEVTEGPVGANPVQVEVGEFDETVDEAEEVVAENPCQNHHCKHGKVCELDENNTPMCVCQDPTSCPAPVGEFEKVCSNDNKTFDSSCHFFATKCTLEGTKKGHKLHLDYIGPCKYIAPCLDSELSEFPLRMRDWLKNVLVTLYERDEDNNLLTEKQKLKVKKIHENEKRLEAGDHPVELLARDFEKNYQMYIFPVHWQFGQLDQHPIDGYLSHTELAPLRAPLIPMEHCTTRFFEACDLDNDKYIALDEWAGCFGIKDQDIDKDLVI; encoded by the exons ATGAGGGCTTGGatcttcttcctcctttgccTGGCAGGCAGGGCACTAGCAGCACCT cagcagcaggaagCGCTTCCTGATGAGGCTGAAGTGGTGGAGGAACCAGTTCCCGAAGTAACCGAG GGGCCTGTGGGTGCCAACCCCGTCCAGGTTGAGGTTGGAGAGTTTGATGAAACTGTAGATGAAGCTGAGGAGGTTGTAGCTGAAA ATCCCTGCCAAAACCACCACTGCAAACATGGCAAGGTCTGCGAGCTTGACGAGAACAACACTCCCATGTGCGTGTGCCAGGACCCTACCAGCTGCCCTGCCCCCGTAGGAGAGTTTGAGAAG GTTTGTAGCAATGACAACAAGACTTTTGACTCCTCCTGccacttctttgccaccaaaTGCACCCTAGAGGGAACCAAGAAGGGGCACAAACTCCACCTGGACTACATTGGACCCTGCAAAT ACATTGCCCCCTGCCTGGACTCTGAGCTGAGCGAGTTTCCCCTGCGCATGCGTGACTGGCTGAAGAACGTGTTGGTCACCCTCTACGAGCGTGATGAGGACAACAACCTGCTGACCGAGAAGCAGAAGCTCAAA GTCAAGAAGATCCACGAGAACGAGAAGCGCCTGGAAGCTGGGGACCACCCAGTGGAGCTGCTGGCCCGCGACTTCGAGAAGAACTACCAGATGTACATCTTCCCCGTGCACTGGCAGTTTGGCCAGCTGGACCAGCACCCCATTGATGG GTACCTGTCCCACACCGAACTGGCCCCTCTTCGGGCTCCCCTCATTCCCATGGAGCATTGTACCACTCGCTTCTTCGAAGCCTGTGACCTGGACAATGACAAGTACATTGCCCTGGATGAATGGGCTGGCTGTTTCGGCATCAAGGATC AGGATATCGACAAGGATCTGGTGATCTAA